One Kitasatospora sp. NBC_01287 DNA window includes the following coding sequences:
- the tyrS gene encoding tyrosine--tRNA ligase — translation MTDIVDELRWRGLIALSTDEDALRKAFADGPVTFYCGFDPTAPSLHLGNLVQLLTMRRIQLAGNLPLGLVGGATGLIGDPKPTAERVLNDPETVAAWVGRVRAQVERYLDFEGEFAARIANNLDWTSELSAISLLRDIGKYFRVNSMIAKEAVARRLNSDAGISYTEFSYQILQANDFLELNRRYGCTLQTGGSDQWGNLTAGTELIRKADGKSVHALATPLIVKADGTKFGKTETGTIWLDPELTTPYAFYQFWLNTDDRDASNFLRIFSFRSQAEIEELERETTERPQARAAQRALAEELTTLVHGAEQYERAVAASKALFGQGDLADLEPATLAAALAEVPKAAVAELAPIADLLVAVGLAPSRSAARRTLKEGGAYLNNAKVADEDAVPTAADLLHGRWLVLRRGKRNLAAVELEN, via the coding sequence GTGACGGACATCGTCGACGAGCTGCGGTGGCGAGGGCTGATCGCCCTGTCCACCGACGAGGACGCATTGCGCAAGGCGTTCGCGGACGGCCCGGTCACCTTCTATTGCGGCTTCGACCCGACCGCGCCGAGCCTGCACCTGGGCAACCTGGTCCAGCTGCTCACGATGCGCCGGATCCAGCTGGCCGGAAACCTCCCGCTGGGCCTGGTCGGTGGCGCCACGGGTCTGATCGGCGACCCCAAGCCCACCGCCGAGCGGGTGCTCAACGACCCCGAGACGGTGGCCGCGTGGGTGGGCCGGGTGCGCGCGCAGGTCGAGCGGTACCTCGATTTCGAGGGCGAGTTCGCCGCCCGGATCGCCAACAACCTGGACTGGACCTCCGAGCTGTCCGCGATCAGCCTGCTGCGCGACATCGGCAAGTACTTCCGGGTCAACAGCATGATCGCCAAGGAGGCCGTCGCCCGCCGGCTCAACTCCGACGCGGGCATCAGCTACACCGAGTTCAGCTACCAGATCCTGCAGGCCAACGACTTCCTGGAGCTCAACCGCCGCTACGGCTGCACCCTGCAGACCGGCGGCAGCGACCAGTGGGGCAACCTGACGGCCGGCACCGAGCTGATCCGCAAGGCCGACGGCAAGTCCGTGCACGCGCTGGCCACCCCGCTGATCGTCAAGGCGGACGGCACCAAGTTCGGCAAGACGGAGACCGGCACCATCTGGCTCGACCCCGAGCTGACCACGCCGTACGCCTTCTACCAGTTCTGGCTCAACACGGACGACCGGGACGCCTCCAACTTCCTGCGGATCTTCAGCTTCCGCTCGCAGGCGGAGATCGAGGAACTGGAGCGCGAGACCACCGAGCGCCCCCAGGCCCGCGCCGCCCAGCGCGCGCTGGCCGAGGAGCTCACCACCCTGGTGCACGGCGCCGAGCAGTACGAGCGCGCGGTCGCCGCCTCCAAGGCCCTCTTCGGCCAGGGCGACCTGGCCGACCTGGAGCCGGCCACCCTGGCCGCAGCCCTGGCCGAGGTCCCCAAGGCAGCGGTCGCGGAGCTGGCCCCGATCGCCGACCTGTTGGTCGCCGTCGGTCTGGCCCCCAGCCGCTCGGCCGCCCGCCGCACCCTGAAGGAGGGCGGGGCCTACCTCAACAACGCCAAGGTGGCGGACGAGGACGCCGTGCCGACGGCGGCGGACCTGCTGCACGGGCGCTGGCTGGTGCTGCGGCGCGGGAAGCGGAACCTCGCCGCAGTCGAACTGGAAAACTGA
- a CDS encoding DNA-3-methyladenine glycosylase: MPTDPVPTDPAAPLPRSFFDRPATEVAPELLGRLLRCALPTGTVELRLTEVEAYTGPDDPASHAFRGPTPRNAVMFGPPGHAYVYFTYGMHHCLNLVCGPALHPGGVLLRAGEVTGGVERARRRRATSRRDHDLAQGPARLARALGVDRAQDGEDVVDGPVLRLLPGTPPPAELIRTGPRTGVSTAADTPWRFWIAGEPSVSPYRAHTPRRSSSGKTA, translated from the coding sequence GTGCCCACCGACCCCGTGCCCACCGACCCGGCCGCACCGCTGCCGCGCTCCTTCTTCGACCGTCCGGCCACCGAGGTGGCCCCCGAGCTGCTCGGCCGCCTGCTCCGCTGCGCCCTGCCCACCGGCACCGTCGAGCTGCGGCTGACCGAGGTCGAGGCCTACACGGGTCCCGACGACCCCGCCTCGCACGCCTTCCGCGGACCCACCCCGCGCAACGCCGTGATGTTCGGCCCGCCCGGCCACGCCTACGTCTACTTCACCTACGGGATGCACCACTGCCTCAACCTGGTCTGCGGCCCGGCCCTGCACCCCGGCGGAGTCCTGCTGCGGGCCGGCGAGGTGACCGGGGGAGTGGAGCGCGCGCGCCGGCGCCGGGCCACCAGCCGCCGCGACCACGACCTCGCCCAGGGGCCGGCCCGGCTCGCCCGGGCACTCGGCGTCGACCGGGCCCAGGACGGCGAGGACGTGGTGGACGGTCCGGTGCTGCGCTTGCTGCCCGGCACCCCGCCGCCCGCCGAGCTGATCCGCACCGGGCCCCGCACCGGCGTCTCCACCGCCGCCGACACCCCGTGGCGCTTCTGGATCGCCGGCGAGCCCTCGGTCAGTCCCTACCGCGCCCACACCCCGCGCCGCAGCTCCTCGGGTAAAACCGCGTAG
- a CDS encoding HNH endonuclease has translation MRNTLVLNASYEPLSTVSLQRAVVLVLQDKAVVEQAHPLRVMRATGRSVPVPRVIRLRRYVRVPFRQRAPWSRRGVLVRDQHLCAYCGRRATTVDHLVPKSRGGADSWLNTVAACAEDNQRKADRTPEQAGMALLRRPFEPTPEASLMLALGLRAGEVGELAAWLPRPAQLSGGAVA, from the coding sequence ATGCGCAACACGCTGGTCCTTAACGCGAGCTACGAACCCCTGTCGACGGTCTCCCTGCAGCGTGCCGTGGTGCTGGTGCTCCAGGACAAGGCCGTGGTGGAGCAGGCCCATCCGCTGCGCGTGATGCGGGCGACCGGCAGGTCGGTACCGGTGCCGCGGGTGATCAGACTGCGGCGGTACGTCAGGGTGCCGTTCCGACAACGGGCCCCGTGGTCGCGGCGGGGCGTGCTGGTCCGGGACCAGCACCTGTGTGCCTACTGCGGGCGGCGGGCGACCACGGTGGACCACCTGGTGCCGAAGTCGCGCGGGGGTGCGGACAGCTGGCTGAACACCGTGGCGGCCTGCGCCGAGGACAACCAGCGCAAGGCCGACCGGACCCCCGAGCAGGCCGGGATGGCGCTGCTGCGCCGGCCCTTCGAGCCGACGCCGGAGGCCTCGCTGATGCTGGCGCTCGGCCTGCGGGCCGGGGAGGTCGGGGAGTTGGCCGCCTGGCTGCCGCGCCCGGCCCAGCTGAGCGGCGGCGCGGTCGCCTGA
- a CDS encoding PQQ-binding-like beta-propeller repeat protein, whose amino-acid sequence MAQDFPPASDQGYPQEGGGPAPVGYDYQQTWYPTEQQPYGTQQQPYPGEQPYPAEPYPGDQQAGGQYVGDQYSGDQYPAGQYLGEQYPAEQHSGESQPWQWPEQQYQAAAHTDPFATATMPPVAADPSADPSGDPHGDLHGDPSPDPAADPSAEPDSAADVDPTVAPVPAPRSRRGSGGAGSGQGSPLDRARSAARGALGAVLATEGAPSRRTLAIRVAAGVAALGVLVTAGVVATSGSGTHHAAPAGPPVADPGFAVAHNRIWAAQPAAAPPAGTDDTLIGSWLLPTALVRADGSGVHAYDLATGKPTWNLDAPAAGATPCDLSPTVNSAGIGGVLFHTQADPKSPCALLAAVDTKAGKVAWTKPLSGNNPYSAQVAVTEDKVIAVGDDKVSAWSAANGQDAWQYGGQGKYCTLSGSASGATVLVHSSCVDSSPGDQAVALGAADGKPLWAKGLPSQPKTATVLSAEPAVMLTTGDQPTDDKLLAWGQNGDPAVAIPVTDPNGGGELNVGQGSFDALPGAFFQDHMLVTTLAAPGGKTSVIAYDLGSGKQLWRTPVSEKGGVAAVGLDDGSLVLAAEERLDQPAHLSRFALASGQESVGGGFPHGTGSLLTSGRVLIGNDRVIAVPGHSATFGTASAYQAKG is encoded by the coding sequence ATGGCTCAGGACTTCCCCCCAGCCTCCGACCAGGGGTACCCCCAGGAGGGCGGCGGGCCGGCTCCGGTCGGGTACGACTACCAGCAGACCTGGTACCCGACCGAGCAGCAGCCCTACGGCACGCAGCAGCAGCCGTACCCGGGGGAGCAGCCGTACCCCGCCGAGCCGTACCCGGGTGACCAGCAGGCCGGGGGCCAGTACGTCGGTGACCAGTACTCCGGCGACCAGTACCCCGCCGGGCAGTACCTCGGCGAGCAGTACCCCGCCGAGCAGCACAGCGGCGAGTCGCAGCCCTGGCAGTGGCCGGAGCAGCAGTACCAGGCGGCGGCCCACACCGACCCGTTCGCCACGGCCACCATGCCGCCGGTGGCCGCCGACCCGTCGGCCGATCCGTCCGGTGACCCGCACGGTGACCTGCACGGGGACCCGTCCCCCGACCCGGCGGCCGACCCGTCCGCCGAGCCCGACAGCGCGGCCGACGTGGACCCGACGGTCGCCCCCGTCCCCGCGCCCCGCTCGCGGCGCGGCTCCGGTGGAGCCGGCTCGGGCCAGGGCTCGCCGCTGGACCGCGCCCGCTCCGCCGCGCGAGGCGCGCTCGGCGCGGTGCTCGCCACCGAGGGCGCCCCCAGCCGCCGCACCCTGGCGATCCGGGTCGCGGCCGGCGTCGCCGCCCTCGGCGTGCTGGTCACGGCGGGCGTGGTCGCCACCAGCGGCAGCGGCACCCACCACGCCGCCCCCGCCGGGCCTCCTGTGGCCGACCCGGGCTTCGCCGTCGCGCACAACCGGATCTGGGCCGCCCAGCCCGCCGCGGCCCCGCCGGCCGGCACCGACGACACCCTGATCGGCAGCTGGCTGCTCCCCACCGCGCTGGTCCGCGCCGACGGCAGCGGCGTGCACGCCTACGACCTGGCGACCGGCAAGCCCACCTGGAACCTGGACGCCCCCGCCGCCGGCGCCACCCCGTGCGACCTGTCACCCACCGTCAACTCGGCCGGCATCGGCGGGGTGCTCTTCCACACCCAGGCCGACCCGAAGAGCCCCTGCGCGCTGCTCGCCGCCGTCGACACCAAGGCGGGCAAGGTCGCCTGGACCAAGCCGCTCTCCGGCAACAACCCGTACTCGGCCCAGGTCGCGGTCACCGAGGACAAGGTGATCGCGGTCGGCGACGACAAGGTGAGCGCCTGGTCGGCCGCCAACGGCCAGGACGCCTGGCAGTACGGCGGGCAGGGCAAGTACTGCACCCTCTCCGGCAGCGCCTCGGGCGCCACCGTCCTGGTGCACAGCTCCTGCGTCGACAGCAGTCCCGGTGACCAGGCCGTCGCCCTGGGCGCGGCCGACGGCAAGCCGCTCTGGGCCAAGGGCCTGCCCAGCCAGCCCAAGACCGCCACCGTGCTCTCCGCCGAACCGGCCGTGATGCTCACCACCGGCGACCAGCCGACCGACGACAAGCTGCTCGCATGGGGCCAGAACGGCGACCCCGCCGTGGCCATCCCGGTCACCGATCCGAACGGCGGCGGCGAGCTGAACGTCGGCCAGGGCAGCTTCGACGCGCTGCCCGGCGCCTTCTTCCAGGACCACATGCTGGTCACCACGCTGGCCGCTCCCGGTGGCAAGACCTCGGTGATCGCCTACGACCTCGGCAGCGGCAAGCAGCTGTGGCGCACCCCGGTCAGCGAGAAGGGCGGCGTCGCGGCGGTCGGTCTGGACGACGGTTCGCTGGTGCTGGCCGCCGAGGAGCGGCTCGACCAGCCGGCCCATCTGAGCCGCTTCGCCCTGGCGAGCGGTCAGGAGAGCGTCGGCGGCGGGTTCCCGCACGGCACCGGATCGCTGCTCACCTCGGGCCGGGTGCTGATCGGCAACGACCGGGTGATCGCCGTGCCCGGCCACTCCGCCACCTTCGGCACCGCGAGCGCCTACCAGGCCAAGGGCTGA
- a CDS encoding 4a-hydroxytetrahydrobiopterin dehydratase, translating to MSRSPLLTEDEITAGLVRLDGWHRRDGSITRTADAADFPAAIRVVVAVAEAAEAMDHHPDIDIRWRTLTFTLSTHSAGGLTDLDLRLAARIDQELAAH from the coding sequence ATGAGCAGAAGCCCTCTTCTCACCGAGGACGAGATCACCGCCGGGTTGGTCCGGCTGGACGGCTGGCACCGACGGGACGGGTCGATCACCCGCACCGCCGACGCCGCCGACTTCCCGGCCGCGATCCGGGTGGTCGTGGCGGTCGCCGAGGCGGCCGAGGCGATGGACCACCACCCCGACATCGACATCCGCTGGCGAACCTTGACCTTCACGCTGTCGACCCACAGCGCGGGCGGCCTCACCGACCTGGACCTCCGACTGGCGGCCAGGATCGACCAGGAGCTCGCGGCCCACTGA
- a CDS encoding sulfite exporter TauE/SafE family protein: MTPWEGLAVLAAGVGAGTINVIVGSGTLITFPVLLAIGLPPVTANVSNTLGLVPGSISGAIGYRRELVGQRRRLIRLGIPSLLGGLLGAYLLTQLPGKAFDAIVPVLILLALVLVVIQPRVARAVAARGGKGAHPDGSALLIAGVFCSGVYGGYFGAAQGVLLLALMGMLLRDELQRMNAVKNVLAVIVNGVAALFFVFTASMDWLAALLVAVGSTIGGLIGARVGRKLPPTALRALIVVIGLAAVTKLLLA, translated from the coding sequence ATGACTCCATGGGAAGGACTCGCGGTCCTCGCGGCCGGAGTGGGCGCGGGCACCATCAACGTCATCGTGGGATCGGGAACGCTGATCACGTTCCCGGTCCTGCTGGCGATCGGGCTGCCCCCGGTCACCGCCAACGTGTCCAACACGCTCGGGCTGGTGCCGGGGTCGATCAGCGGGGCGATCGGCTACCGGCGCGAGCTGGTCGGCCAGCGCCGCCGGCTGATCCGGCTCGGGATCCCCTCGCTGCTCGGCGGGCTGCTCGGCGCCTACCTGCTCACCCAGCTGCCCGGCAAGGCCTTCGACGCCATCGTCCCGGTGCTGATCCTGCTGGCGCTGGTCCTGGTGGTGATCCAGCCCCGGGTGGCCCGCGCGGTCGCCGCCCGCGGCGGCAAGGGCGCCCACCCCGACGGCAGCGCGCTGCTGATCGCCGGGGTCTTCTGCTCCGGCGTCTACGGCGGCTACTTCGGCGCCGCGCAGGGCGTGCTGCTGCTCGCGCTGATGGGCATGCTGCTCCGCGACGAGCTCCAGCGGATGAACGCGGTCAAGAACGTGCTGGCCGTGATCGTCAACGGCGTCGCCGCGCTCTTCTTCGTCTTCACGGCCTCGATGGACTGGCTGGCGGCGCTGCTGGTCGCGGTCGGCTCGACGATCGGCGGCCTGATCGGGGCCAGGGTCGGCCGCAAGCTGCCGCCGACCGCGCTGCGCGCCCTGATCGTGGTGATCGGCCTCGCCGCCGTCACCAAGCTGCTGCTCGCCTGA
- a CDS encoding SPFH domain-containing protein: protein MEPVLIVLIVLVVVAFIALIRTIQVIPQASAAIVERFGRYTRTLNAGLNIVVPFIDTIRNRIDLREQVVPFPPQPVITQDNLVVNIDTVIYYQVTDARAATYEVASFIQAIEQLTVTTLRNIIGSMDLESTLTSREVINAGLRGVLDEATGKWGIRVNRVELKAIEPPTSIQDSMEKQMRAERDKRAAILTAEGARQGAILRAEGEKQAEVLKAEGEAQAAVLRADGEAAAIRTVFEAIHDGDADQKLLAYQYLQTLPELAKGDANKLWIIPSEVGEALKGIGGAFSGMGGGGQGAGPSLGPDLTKPPVAEGNGSRPVGAASGPRPVDTDQTGAARPRVNPTREYPQIDPE, encoded by the coding sequence GTGGAACCCGTCCTCATCGTGCTGATCGTTCTGGTTGTGGTGGCGTTCATCGCGCTGATCCGGACGATCCAGGTGATCCCGCAGGCCAGCGCGGCGATCGTGGAGCGCTTCGGCCGCTACACCCGCACGCTCAACGCCGGCCTGAACATCGTGGTGCCGTTCATCGACACCATCCGCAACCGGATCGACCTGCGCGAGCAGGTGGTGCCGTTCCCGCCGCAGCCGGTGATCACCCAGGACAACCTGGTGGTGAACATCGACACCGTCATCTACTACCAGGTGACCGACGCCCGGGCGGCGACCTACGAGGTGGCCAGCTTCATCCAGGCGATCGAGCAGCTGACCGTCACCACGCTGCGCAACATCATCGGCTCGATGGACCTGGAGTCCACCCTGACCTCCCGCGAGGTGATCAACGCCGGACTGCGCGGGGTGCTGGACGAGGCCACCGGCAAGTGGGGCATCCGGGTCAACCGGGTGGAGCTGAAGGCGATCGAGCCGCCGACCTCCATCCAGGACTCGATGGAGAAGCAGATGCGCGCCGAGCGGGACAAGCGCGCCGCGATCCTCACCGCCGAGGGCGCCCGGCAGGGTGCGATCCTGCGGGCCGAGGGCGAGAAGCAGGCCGAGGTGCTCAAGGCCGAGGGTGAGGCGCAGGCCGCGGTGCTGCGCGCCGACGGTGAGGCCGCGGCGATCCGGACCGTCTTCGAGGCGATCCACGACGGCGACGCGGACCAGAAGCTGCTCGCCTACCAGTACCTGCAGACGCTGCCCGAGCTGGCCAAGGGCGACGCCAACAAGCTCTGGATCATCCCGAGCGAGGTCGGCGAGGCGCTCAAGGGCATCGGCGGCGCCTTCAGCGGCATGGGCGGCGGCGGCCAGGGCGCGGGTCCGAGCCTCGGCCCCGACCTGACCAAGCCGCCGGTGGCCGAGGGCAACGGCAGCCGCCCGGTCGGTGCGGCGAGCGGCCCGCGGCCGGTGGACACCGACCAGACCGGCGCGGCCCGCCCGCGGGTCAACCCGACCAGGGAGTACCCGCAGATCGACCCGGAGTGA
- a CDS encoding NfeD family protein, producing the protein MDSWVWWLLVAVGLGIPLVITVLPEFGLFALGAVGAAIAAGVGADVVWQFVTFLVVSVSMLVVVRPIAYRKLDRGPQIRMGIEALRGARATVQERVDQHGGRIKLNGEVWSARTLHPDRVYEPGQQVDVVEIQGATALVD; encoded by the coding sequence GTGGACAGCTGGGTGTGGTGGCTGCTGGTCGCCGTAGGTCTTGGCATACCGCTGGTGATCACGGTGCTGCCGGAGTTCGGGCTGTTCGCGCTCGGCGCCGTCGGTGCCGCGATCGCCGCCGGGGTCGGGGCGGACGTGGTCTGGCAGTTCGTCACTTTCCTGGTGGTCTCGGTCTCCATGCTGGTGGTGGTCCGACCGATCGCCTACCGCAAGCTCGACCGGGGACCGCAGATCCGGATGGGGATCGAGGCGCTGCGGGGGGCCAGGGCGACCGTGCAGGAGCGGGTGGACCAGCACGGGGGGCGGATCAAGCTCAACGGCGAGGTCTGGTCGGCCCGGACGCTGCACCCGGACCGGGTCTACGAGCCCGGCCAGCAGGTGGACGTCGTCGAAATCCAGGGCGCGACGGCCCTGGTCGACTAG
- a CDS encoding ABC transporter ATP-binding protein: MSDVLELVDVSVVRDGRALISQVSWSIAEGERWVILGPNGAGKTTLLQVAASYLHPTSGTVAVLGEKLGAVDVFELRQRIGLAGASMLERIPREQTVLQTVLTAAYGMTATWQETYEATDTSRALLLLDLLGMRGYENRSFGTLSEGERKRTLISRALMIDPELLLLDEPAAGLDLGGREDLVRRLGALAQDANAPAMAMVTHHVEEIAPGFTHVLMIRQGKVLAAGPIDTELTARNLSLCFGLPLTLERHGDRWSAQGLPLG; encoded by the coding sequence ATGAGTGACGTGCTGGAGCTGGTTGACGTTTCGGTGGTCAGGGACGGCCGCGCGTTGATCAGCCAGGTCTCCTGGTCCATCGCCGAGGGGGAGCGCTGGGTGATCCTCGGCCCCAACGGCGCGGGCAAGACCACGCTGCTCCAGGTCGCCGCCAGCTACCTGCACCCCACCAGCGGGACGGTCGCGGTGCTCGGCGAGAAGCTCGGCGCGGTCGACGTCTTCGAGCTGCGCCAGCGGATCGGTCTGGCCGGCGCCTCGATGCTGGAGCGGATCCCGCGCGAGCAGACCGTGCTGCAGACCGTGCTCACCGCCGCCTACGGCATGACCGCCACCTGGCAGGAGACCTACGAGGCGACCGACACCTCGCGCGCCCTGCTGCTGCTCGACCTCCTCGGCATGCGCGGCTACGAGAACCGCAGCTTCGGCACCCTCTCCGAGGGCGAGCGCAAGCGCACCCTGATCTCCCGCGCCCTGATGATCGACCCCGAACTGCTGCTGCTCGACGAGCCCGCAGCCGGCCTGGACCTCGGCGGCCGCGAGGACCTGGTGCGCCGACTCGGCGCGCTCGCCCAGGACGCGAACGCGCCCGCGATGGCGATGGTCACCCACCACGTCGAGGAGATCGCGCCCGGTTTCACGCACGTGCTGATGATCCGTCAGGGCAAGGTGCTGGCGGCCGGCCCGATCGACACCGAGCTGACCGCGCGCAACCTCTCGCTCTGCTTCGGCCTGCCGCTCACCCTGGAGCGCCACGGCGACCGCTGGTCGGCCCAGGGCCTGCCGCTCGGCTGA
- a CDS encoding DUF4352 domain-containing protein: MGDTLELAGTEAGARLAVTVTQVVDRAEAANQFSSPSPGQHLVAVQFRLHNIGTSDYSDSPDNSAQLIDTSGQDFNTAITDSTTAGPAFPGIVHLAPGDTALGFITFQIPDSSTVAKVQFTPASGFANQTGQWAVTATAASSGSTGSPSGTGSASGSDSASASASATDPQQVVTDYFAAINAHDFTTAWALGGKNLSHDYESFVAGFATTSADTVTVTGSHGGTVTVSLDATQTDGSHRLYTGSYTVQDGVITSGDVQQQ; the protein is encoded by the coding sequence GTGGGCGACACCTTGGAGCTGGCGGGGACGGAGGCCGGCGCGCGGCTGGCGGTGACGGTGACCCAGGTGGTGGACCGGGCCGAGGCGGCGAACCAGTTCTCCAGCCCGAGTCCCGGCCAGCACCTCGTGGCTGTCCAGTTCCGGCTGCACAACATCGGGACCAGCGACTACTCGGACAGCCCGGACAACAGCGCGCAGCTGATCGACACGAGCGGGCAGGACTTCAACACCGCGATCACGGACAGCACCACGGCGGGGCCCGCGTTCCCGGGCATCGTCCACCTCGCGCCCGGTGACACGGCCCTGGGCTTCATCACCTTCCAGATCCCGGACTCGTCCACGGTGGCGAAGGTACAGTTCACGCCGGCCTCCGGCTTCGCGAACCAGACGGGGCAGTGGGCCGTCACCGCGACTGCCGCGTCGTCGGGGTCGACCGGGTCGCCGTCCGGCACGGGTTCGGCTTCGGGCTCCGACTCGGCTTCGGCTTCGGCTTCGGCGACGGACCCCCAGCAGGTCGTGACGGACTACTTCGCCGCCATCAACGCGCATGACTTCACCACCGCGTGGGCCCTGGGCGGCAAGAACCTGTCCCACGACTACGAGTCCTTCGTCGCCGGCTTCGCCACGACCTCGGCCGATACCGTGACCGTCACCGGCAGCCACGGCGGCACCGTGACCGTCAGCCTCGACGCCACGCAGACGGACGGCAGCCACCGTCTCTACACCGGCAGCTACACCGTCCAGGACGGAGTCATCACCAGCGGGGACGTCCAACAGCAGTGA
- a CDS encoding response regulator transcription factor encodes MPENHSTAIRVLLVDDHQVVRRGLRTFLEVQDDIEVVGEAADGAEGVAKAQELAPHVVLMDLKMPGVDGLEALKRLKAEGNPARVLIVTSFTEHRTVVPALRAGAAGYVYKDVDPEALAGAIRSVHAGHVLLQPELAGALLADDAPRAPHGRGGTLTEREREVLGHIADGRSNREIARALNLSEKTVKTHVSNILMKLDLADRTQAALWAVRHGDLA; translated from the coding sequence GTGCCTGAGAACCACTCGACAGCCATCCGCGTGCTGCTGGTCGACGACCACCAGGTGGTCCGCCGCGGCCTGCGCACCTTCCTGGAGGTCCAGGACGACATCGAGGTGGTGGGCGAGGCCGCCGACGGCGCCGAGGGCGTGGCGAAGGCTCAGGAACTCGCGCCGCACGTGGTCCTGATGGACCTCAAGATGCCCGGCGTGGACGGTCTGGAGGCGCTCAAGCGGCTCAAGGCCGAGGGCAACCCGGCCCGGGTGCTGATCGTCACCAGCTTCACCGAACACCGCACCGTGGTCCCGGCGCTGCGCGCGGGCGCCGCCGGGTACGTCTACAAGGACGTGGACCCCGAGGCGCTGGCGGGGGCGATCCGCTCGGTGCACGCGGGCCATGTGCTGCTCCAGCCCGAGCTGGCCGGCGCCCTGCTCGCCGACGACGCCCCGCGCGCTCCGCACGGCCGGGGCGGCACCCTGACCGAGCGGGAGCGCGAGGTGCTCGGCCACATCGCGGACGGCCGCTCCAACCGGGAGATCGCCCGCGCCCTCAACCTCTCCGAGAAGACGGTCAAGACGCACGTCTCCAACATCCTGATGAAGCTCGACCTGGCCGACCGCACCCAGGCCGCCCTCTGGGCCGTCCGGCACGGGGACCTGGCCTAG
- a CDS encoding GAF domain-containing sensor histidine kinase → MSAHLEVREVLRRITASARSLLGAEYAALGVPDDHGGFAQFVVDGVSDEQWKAIGPLPRQHGVLATMLHDAAPTRLADVRKAAAFGGWPSAHPEMSDFLGMPIIGNDEILGAIFLANKADGFTDHDERLLRILAAHASIALANARLYERSRELTLAGERARIAHDLHDAVSQKLFSLRLTAKAAATLLDRDPERARAELDEVTRLAAEAADELRSVVVELRPVALDEDGLVATLASQTQVLDRAHSAAVVFESDGGVRTLPPAQEAAVLRIAQEALHNALRHAEPKNVCVTLRGTATRGATLTITDDGRGFDPAAVREAGRHLGLVSMRDRAQSVGGRLTLTSATSGVGRGTVVELEVPGA, encoded by the coding sequence ATGAGCGCCCACCTGGAGGTCCGCGAGGTGCTGCGCCGCATCACGGCCTCGGCGCGCAGCCTGCTGGGCGCCGAGTACGCCGCGCTCGGCGTGCCCGATGACCACGGCGGGTTCGCGCAGTTCGTGGTGGACGGGGTGAGCGACGAGCAGTGGAAGGCGATCGGGCCGCTGCCGCGCCAGCACGGGGTGCTGGCCACGATGCTGCACGACGCGGCCCCCACCCGGCTGGCCGACGTCCGCAAGGCGGCCGCCTTCGGGGGGTGGCCGAGCGCGCATCCCGAGATGAGCGACTTCCTCGGGATGCCGATCATCGGCAACGACGAGATCCTCGGCGCGATCTTCCTGGCCAACAAGGCCGACGGCTTCACCGACCACGACGAGCGCCTGCTGCGCATCCTGGCCGCGCACGCCTCCATCGCCCTCGCCAACGCCCGCCTCTACGAGCGCAGCCGCGAACTCACGCTGGCCGGCGAGCGGGCGCGGATCGCGCACGACCTGCACGACGCCGTCTCGCAGAAGCTCTTCAGCCTGCGCCTGACCGCCAAGGCCGCCGCCACCCTGCTCGACCGCGACCCCGAGCGGGCCCGCGCCGAACTCGACGAGGTGACCCGGCTGGCGGCCGAGGCGGCGGACGAACTGCGCTCGGTGGTCGTCGAGTTGCGCCCGGTCGCGCTCGACGAGGACGGGCTGGTCGCGACCCTCGCCTCCCAGACGCAGGTGCTGGACCGCGCGCACAGCGCCGCCGTCGTCTTCGAGTCCGACGGCGGCGTGCGCACCCTGCCGCCCGCCCAGGAGGCCGCGGTGCTGCGGATCGCCCAGGAGGCGCTGCACAACGCGCTGCGCCACGCCGAGCCGAAGAACGTGTGCGTCACCCTGCGCGGCACCGCGACCCGCGGCGCGACACTGACCATCACCGACGACGGCCGCGGCTTCGACCCGGCCGCCGTCCGCGAGGCCGGCCGGCATCTCGGGCTGGTCTCGATGCGCGACCGCGCGCAGAGCGTCGGCGGCCGTCTCACCCTCACCTCGGCCACTTCGGGCGTCGGCCGCGGCACAGTCGTCGAACTGGAGGTCCCCGGTGCCTGA